From Thermococcus sp., one genomic window encodes:
- the sufB gene encoding Fe-S cluster assembly protein SufB, with protein MGQQSRLEEILKAGSLEEILGTAVPYPKEIELKGELTRDMIEELSRIKNEPDWMLRHRLKALELFQKLPMPKWVVGVEELDLENLTLYSKPEIGNEVKDWDDLPENIRRTFERLNIPEIEKKFLSGLTAVFDSESVYSNLKAEFEKMGIIMLPMEEAVQKYPDLVKKYFGRVFPAGEHKFSALHHALWSGGVFVYVPKGVRIPFPVEAFFVIGSALEGQFEHTLLVADEGSYIHFIEGCSAPMYKGFSFHDGMVEIYAHKNATVKFTTIQNWSRNVINFNNKRAIIEENAYVEWIEGSIGSQITYTYPSSVLKGEGARTAQYVVSLSNGPFMKDTGAKTWHLAPNTSSKIVSKSISANGGINIYRGLVRILKGARNSTATVSCDSLILDEESKAYTYPHNQSDEPTASIIHEATTGKLGEDKLFYMNSRGISEEEAKSLIVLGFISEILEGLPFEYVEVLKKVIELEFSEVGGVG; from the coding sequence ATGGGACAGCAGTCAAGGCTTGAGGAGATACTCAAGGCCGGCTCGCTTGAGGAGATACTTGGGACGGCGGTACCATACCCCAAGGAGATAGAGCTCAAAGGAGAACTGACAAGGGACATGATCGAGGAGCTTTCGAGGATAAAGAACGAGCCGGACTGGATGCTCAGGCACCGCCTGAAGGCCCTTGAGCTGTTCCAAAAGCTCCCGATGCCCAAGTGGGTTGTCGGTGTTGAGGAGCTCGACCTTGAGAACCTCACCCTTTACTCCAAGCCAGAGATAGGCAACGAAGTTAAGGACTGGGACGATCTGCCCGAGAACATCAGGAGAACCTTCGAGCGCTTAAATATACCCGAGATAGAGAAAAAGTTCCTCTCCGGCTTGACGGCGGTCTTCGACAGCGAGAGCGTTTACTCCAACTTAAAGGCCGAGTTCGAGAAGATGGGGATCATCATGCTCCCCATGGAGGAGGCTGTTCAGAAGTACCCCGACCTTGTGAAGAAGTACTTCGGCAGGGTATTTCCGGCCGGAGAGCACAAGTTTTCGGCCTTACACCATGCCCTCTGGAGCGGTGGGGTCTTCGTTTACGTGCCGAAGGGTGTCAGAATCCCCTTCCCGGTCGAGGCTTTCTTCGTTATAGGCTCCGCATTGGAGGGGCAGTTCGAGCACACGCTTTTGGTCGCGGACGAGGGGAGCTACATACACTTCATTGAAGGCTGTTCGGCGCCGATGTACAAGGGCTTCTCCTTCCACGACGGCATGGTCGAGATTTACGCCCACAAAAACGCCACCGTCAAGTTCACCACGATACAGAACTGGAGCAGGAACGTCATCAACTTCAACAACAAGAGAGCAATAATAGAGGAAAACGCCTACGTCGAGTGGATTGAGGGCAGCATCGGCAGCCAGATAACCTACACCTACCCGTCAAGCGTCCTGAAGGGCGAGGGGGCGAGGACGGCTCAGTACGTCGTCTCGCTGAGCAACGGGCCCTTCATGAAGGACACCGGCGCTAAAACCTGGCATCTGGCTCCAAACACGAGCTCGAAGATAGTCTCCAAGAGCATAAGCGCCAACGGCGGCATAAACATATACCGCGGGCTGGTGAGGATCCTCAAGGGTGCGAGGAACTCCACCGCGACGGTCTCGTGTGACTCACTAATCCTCGACGAGGAGAGCAAGGCGTATACCTATCCGCACAACCAGAGCGACGAGCCCACAGCGAGCATAATCCACGAGGCAACGACCGGGAAGCTCGGGGAGGACAAGCTCTTCTACATGAACTCCCGCGGAATAAGCGAGGAAGAGGCGAAGAGCCTCAT
- the sufC gene encoding Fe-S cluster assembly ATPase SufC has translation MLKVENLHVKVADKEILKGVDFELASGELHVVMGPNGSGKSTLALTIAGHPRYVVTEGRILFEGKDITYAKPEERAKKGIFLSFQHPVEVEGVKVINFLQRTLKNLRGIDEVEAYDMIFKAVEDLGFDSSILSRELNVGFSGGERKKLEMLQAYLVKPKLLILDEPDSGVDVDSLKVIAGVIAKLHSEGTAILLITHYGRILEYLNPQRVHVLKEGKLVVSGGMELVKLIEEKGFAAVEENGTAVKA, from the coding sequence ATGCTGAAAGTGGAAAATCTCCATGTTAAGGTTGCCGATAAGGAAATCCTGAAGGGAGTGGACTTTGAACTCGCATCGGGCGAGCTCCACGTTGTCATGGGGCCGAACGGTTCAGGAAAGTCCACCTTAGCTTTGACGATAGCAGGACATCCCAGGTACGTCGTTACGGAGGGGAGAATACTCTTCGAGGGGAAGGATATAACCTATGCAAAGCCAGAGGAGAGGGCTAAGAAAGGCATATTCCTCAGCTTCCAGCATCCGGTTGAGGTCGAGGGTGTAAAGGTCATTAACTTTCTCCAGAGGACTCTGAAGAACCTCAGAGGTATAGACGAGGTCGAGGCCTACGACATGATATTCAAGGCCGTTGAGGATCTCGGCTTTGACAGTTCGATTCTCTCCAGGGAACTCAACGTAGGCTTTTCAGGTGGTGAGAGAAAAAAGCTGGAGATGCTCCAAGCATATCTCGTGAAGCCTAAGCTTCTCATCCTCGACGAGCCGGACAGCGGGGTTGATGTGGATTCCCTCAAGGTTATCGCGGGGGTTATAGCCAAGCTGCACAGCGAGGGGACGGCGATACTCCTAATCACCCACTACGGAAGGATTCTGGAGTACCTGAACCCCCAGAGAGTGCACGTGCTGAAGGAGGGTAAACTCGTCGTCTCCGGCGGGATGGAACTTGTAAAGCTCATAGAGGAGAAGGGCTTCGCGGCGGTGGAGGAAAATGGGACAGCAGTCAAGGCTTGA
- a CDS encoding ferritin encodes MLSERMLKALNEQLNRELYSAYLYFSMAAYFEDMNLEGFANWMKAQAEEELGHALRFYNYIYDRNGRVELKEIEKPPKEWDSPLAAFEAAYEHEKFITRHIHELAALAEEEKDYSTRAFLEWFINEQVEEEANVKKIVDKLKFAKDSPQVIFMLDQELGQRQPQLPGLLLQAGG; translated from the coding sequence ATGCTGAGCGAGAGGATGCTGAAGGCCCTCAACGAGCAGCTGAACAGGGAGCTTTATTCGGCCTACCTGTACTTCTCGATGGCAGCCTACTTTGAGGACATGAACCTTGAGGGCTTCGCCAACTGGATGAAGGCCCAGGCCGAGGAGGAGCTCGGGCACGCACTCAGGTTCTACAACTACATCTACGACCGCAACGGCAGGGTCGAGCTGAAGGAGATAGAAAAGCCGCCCAAGGAGTGGGACTCCCCGCTGGCGGCGTTTGAGGCTGCCTACGAGCACGAGAAGTTTATAACCAGACACATACACGAGCTGGCAGCTTTAGCCGAGGAGGAGAAGGACTACTCAACGAGGGCGTTCCTTGAGTGGTTCATCAACGAGCAGGTCGAGGAGGAGGCAAACGTCAAGAAGATAGTGGACAAGCTCAAGTTCGCCAAGGACAGCCCGCAGGTCATATTCATGCTCGATCAGGAGCTCGGCCAGAGGCAGCCCCAGCTTCCGGGACTTCTCCTCCAGGCGGGAGGTTGA